In Drosophila yakuba strain Tai18E2 chromosome X, Prin_Dyak_Tai18E2_2.1, whole genome shotgun sequence, a single genomic region encodes these proteins:
- the LOC6525899 gene encoding titin isoform X2, with the protein MESIVLHSDVARLVLGYLVNQNLKRAAHTLCRTSPHLRHEFLALKQGLQTHNFLNGGLEEIICEHVKITGLVSGAVQKLPLETRMQLQQLKLSERVSELIATGEKSSCTNESSTPGETIISQSHRKRRRLRTHSPVNSISSPSFSKRPRLLPPHFYCSINRDKIRSSFLGSQDDRDAELEEEDGESTTATEDLEEEEDLPPANGPGPRNNSTPRQGRAEPNPLVLTPQSMPELASAIIKNQDFQETLVKNINVALQTVTVTNPSVSCDAMLDGLVKNILEATEKDPSFDRIIQEVVIGDDPPPNEEDPADAVVPAAAGDVLSTEQSVDPVPPQTPLIIRTAVAATAGTNADPNFSISKLIVLNSNESVQKMVAGLDTSNVSFTSEGLNLNFADPASMLSEVEATAAGQVCVDATTGQLTFPMYLSNGGLLSHLPFLVNNEWVAQQLGPDAFANIDDSHIEISLPEPITLSANQLPPNSIIINSAQKQHPPTSVIPPAQLIKEATKVDNKAARGAAPKEPPDVQLEEEQRKFPPASLDSSRQVMERVTPSTAGIINVPTGGVLHPNTPLSTRRPGLLAKAQEKPIINHVEIIQAACDLSSNEGLGGVPPLFAMEECSNQTVIRAHPPVAAPVAAAPAPPLVATPKRKQKRQAAVKACKRIISQAESENKTEKDKQKNVPKNNPTCSASSSAHDDSAEASKENLQGQQKVEGKPEIGSTTRDAVVENDMAAWQRQLHGSNSDLENRLREINSKREEGKAPGRSRRPKKKDTPNSASSRARKASMVKAKAEIKNPAKKPQRSVGDSTEKINIKIITPQKPKLLKKKKVFEAKEEIIDETIEETIDETQVEDEEKDQKKKSELGENHAKDQEQVKALAAELSRPNMAMLLDTPFKASPIGAGASGATEDDATSKETGGAGAAIIPPTPGMAIPPLDTPYGKLPSSSFLFGSDTKSIMDTPQLSAITPGFRLTPFGQMPGTPIGSAAKTEYSSGSSYYRPDEAEHTDANAQCALQQWGDLQEKKQPKVRTKIKEKKVEAAEELSQQKDQHLKEVESPTKECSNQQDEHPEDNKETPKRPERQIEEHVTETENDGGKKETILEKSPDAVKQPVVLSLEPTVLRRVRSFGSEAVDSAESAAAGSFPSDQQQLPHYKLLPGLPEAIIEGSSNSSSSATSSSSSSSSSSSSSSSSSSSSSSSQSSHSGKEESSKEEAEGDDVDEKCSKEKEVLLSIDSLSNISSTEDEEWLKAAGSEDAVLPMLAVDSQPGQLVSQDGEVRYPIRNWLTPSKEQTQEADTSGEQRRKPALPKPVAAPVLPPPLPITPPAAPPPPPPEALDPPFAAPSTASAIRQEHQRQQLDEKRQRVMAKFKEQPTKAQGRKTANKKLTAMRENAKLANPSTQKSPKKREHVEPLKTKAARKHIEPNQKVESTDVPVPPVVAPIDAPADPPASKLDPALLMALNLSAKKQEPLTTAIKPKVNRAAVEIAAQPAPGKRGRPKKSQNGETTKICMRRSSRLVENKTPAPEDLSKPTDGGTTKTSTKINTKKPAKKRVEARVPSSTTDAPALPMVAEAESTQRSPEQKQQSQQPIQETKQNPLPSKSESDPEDSDFEQDMCLSSSQERFTFDFTYADNGPKSSNPMIRQPSSYFKSYQMRLMTDDDQLHTLRIASAQVLYLGQPVASAIRNIPKKRIRRLTSNNGGSGATGGSASTSGIGTGTEIAAAGIQPSATSTPLVEKPPSKSDPQDENDLEVATINSAPIAETSSSEVGGEESTENSAQQKEPQSENHSVEIEDIESILSHLHGT; encoded by the exons ATGGAGTCGATTGTCCTGCATTCGGATGTGGCTCGCTTGGTCCTGG GATACCTAGtcaaccagaatctaaaaagGGCCGCACACACTCTGTGTCGCACATCGCCACACCTGCGCCACGAGTTCCTGGCCCTTAAACAGGGCCTGCAGACGCACAACTTCCTCAACGGGGGTCTGGAGGAGATCATCTGCGAGCATGTCAAGATCACAGGCTTGG TGTCCGGTGCCGTGCAGAAGCTGCCGTTAGAGACGCGtatgcagctgcagcagctcaaATTGTCCGAACGGGTCAGCGAACTGATAGCCACCGGCGAAAAGAGTAGCTGTACCAACGAAAGCAGCACCCCAGGCGAGACCATCATATCGCAGTCGCATCGCAAGAGAAGGCGCTT ACGCACCCATTCCCCCGTGAACAGCATTTCCTCGCCTTCGTTCAGCAAGCGACCGCGTCTGCTGCCGCCACACTTTTACTGCAGCATCAACCGCGACAAGATCAGGTCTAGTTTCCTTGGCAGCCAGGACGACCGCGACGCggaactggaggaggaggatggcGAGAGCACCACGGCCACCGAAGActtggaggaggaggaggacttACCTCCCGCGAATGGTCCTGGTCCGCGCAACAATTCCACGCCGCGCCAAGGTCGAGCCGAGCCTAATCCTCTCGTGCTCACACCGCAAAGCATGCCT GAACTGGCTAGTGCGATAATTAAGAATCAGGACTTTCAGGAGACGCTGGTAAAGAATATTAACGTAGCGCTGCAAACGGTGACTGTTACCAATCCGTCGGTAAGCTGTGACGCCATGTTGGACGGTCTAGTAAAGAACATACTGGAGGCCACCGAAAAGGATCCCTCGTTCGATCGCATCATACAGGAGGTGGTAATTGGGGATGATCCACCGCCAAATGAGGAAGAccctgctgatgctgttgttcCCGCTGCCGCTGGAGATGTGCTTTCGACCGAACAGTCAGTGGATCCCGTGCCACCGCAAACCCCGCTCATCATTCGCACCGCAGTTGCAGCCACCGCAGGAACCAATGCGGATCCCAACTTCTCCATCTCCAAGCTTATCGTACTGAACTCAAACGAGAGTGTTCAAAAAATGGTTGCTGGTTTGGATACGTCCAATGTCAGCTTTACAAGCGAAGGCCTCAATCTAAACTTTGCCGACCCAGCGTCAATGCTCAGCGAGGTGGAGGCGACGGCTGCTGGTCAGGTTTGTGTGGACGCCACCACCGGGCAGCTGACGTTTCCCATGTACCTCTCAAACGGTGGATTGCTGTCGCATCTTCCATTCCTGGTGAACAACGAGTGGGTAGCCCAGCAACTTGGGCCGGACGCCTTTGCCAACATTGATGACTCGCACATAGAGATATCACTGCCGGAGCCGATTACTCTGTCTGCCAATCAGCTGCCCCCCAATTCCATTATTATCAACAGTGCCCAGAAACAACACCCTCCCACAAGCGTTATTCCTCCAGCCCAGTTGATAAAAGAAGCGACTAAAGTGGACAACAAGGCGGCCAGGGGAGCGGCACCAAAAGAGCCACCGGATGTTCAACTGGAGGAGGAACAACGAAAGTTTCCACCCGCATCCCTGGATTCTTCAAGACAAGTTATGGAGAGAGTGACACCATCGACGGCGGGAATAATCAAT GTTCCTACTGGTGGCGTCCTGCATCCCAATACGCCGCTCTCCACTAGGCGACCTGGTTTGCTGGCCAAAGCCCAAGAGAAGCCAATTATTAACCATGTGGAGATCATCCAGGCAGCCTGCGATCTAAGCTCAAATGAGGGACTTGGAGGAGTGCCACCACTCTTCGCCATGGAGGAGTGCAGCAATCAGACGGTGATTAGAGCCCATCCTCCAGTTGCCGCTCCAGttgcagcagctccagctccgcCGTTGGTGGCCACgcccaaaagaaaacagaagCGACAGGCGGCGGTCAAGGCCTGCAAGCGGATCATCTCCCAGGCGGAATCGGAAAACAAGACGGAAAAAGATAAGCAGAAAAATGTACCCAAGAATAACCCTACCTGCAGCGCATCTTCGTCCGCTCACGATGACAGCGCTGAGGCCAGCAAAGAGAATCTCCAGGGGCAGCAGAAAGTAGAAGGAAAGCCAGAGATAGGCTCCACCACCAGAGACGCAGTTGTAGAAAACGATATGGCCGCCTGGCAGCGCCAGTTGCATGGCTCTAATTCTGACCTTGAAAATCGACTGCGTGAGATTAACTCCAAGCGCGAAGAGGGAAAGGCCCCTGGTCGTTCGAGGCGTCCAAAGAAGAAGGATACACCCAATTCAGCTTCGTCGAGAGCACGAAAAGCTTCAATGGTCAAGGCGAAAGCGGAGATCAAGAATCCGGCGAAGAAACCGCAGCGCAGTGTTGGGGATTCTACCGAGAAGATCAACATCAAGATTATCACCCCGCAGAAACCAAAGCTTCTGAAAAAGAAGAAGGTGTTTGAGGCAAAAGAGGAAATCATAGACGAAACCATAGAAGAAACCATAGACGAAACCCAAGTGGAGGACGAGGAAAAGGATCAGAAGAAGAAAAGTGAACTGGGAGAGAATCATGCAAAGGATCAGGAGCAAGTGAAGGCTCTAGCGGCAGAACTGTCGCGGCCCAACATGGCCATGCTCCTGGACACTCCGTTTAAAGCATCGCCCATTGGAGCCGGAGCAAGCGGTGCCACAGAAGATGACGCCACATCAAAGGAAACAGGTGGCGCTGGAGCCGCTATAATTCCACCCACTCCAGGCATGGCCATTCCACCTCTGGACACGCCATATGGCAAGTTGCCCAGTAGCAGCTTTCTCTTTGGTTCGGATACCAAAAGTATTATGGATACGCCGCAGTTGAGCGCCATCACACCCGGATTTCGATTGACACCTTTCGGGCAGATGCCCGGTACTCCGATAGGCAGTGCTGCCAAGACTGAATACTCTTCAGGCAGTTCCTATTATCGTCCGGATGAAGCGGAACACACCGATGCAAATGCGCAGTGCGCACTACAACAGTGGGGTGATCTGCAGGAGAAGAAACAGCCTAAGGTTCGGACTAAGATAAAGGAGAAAAAAGTAGAAGCAGCGGAAGAGCTTTCGCAACAGAAGGATCAACATCTGAAAGAAGTGGAAAGTCCAACAAAGGAATGTTCCAATCAGCAGGATGAACATCCCGAGGACAATAAGGAAACACCGAAAAGACCAGAGAGGCAGATAGAAGAACATGTTACGGAAACTGAAAACGATGGTGGAAAGAAGGAAACGATTTTAGAAAAGTCTCCAGATGCTGTGAAGCAACCCGTTGTCCTATCCTTGGAGCCCACCGTCCTACGACGTGTTCGATCCTTTGGCAGCGAGGCGGTGGACAGTGCGGAATCTGCTGCCGCTGGCTCTTTTCCCTCCGATCAGCAGCAGCTTCCGCACTACAAACTTCTGCCTGGGCTGCCCGAGGCTATCATTGAAGGATCCAGTAATTCTAGCTCCTCGGCAACCAGTTCTTCGTCCTCTTCCAGCTCGAGCTCAAGCTCCTCCAGCAGTTCATCATCAAGTTCATCATCCTCGCAAAGTTCTCACAGCGGAAAGGAGGAAAGCAGTAAGGAGGAGGCAGAGGGCGATGATGTCGATGAAAAGTGCAGCAAGGAAAAGGAAGTGCTACTAAGCATAGACAGCCTATCGAATATCAGCAGCACGGAAGACGAAGAGTGGCTGAAAGCAGCAGGTTCTGAGGATGCAGTTCTCCCCATGTTGGCTGTCGACAGTCAACCAGGTCAGTTAGTTAGCCAGGATGGGGAGGTCCGATATCCTATCCGGAATTGGCTGACACCAAGCAAAGAGCAGACGCAGGAGGCGGATACCAGTGGAGAACAGCGAAGAAAACCCGCACTTCCTAAACCGGTGGCTGCTCCTGTTTTGCCTCCGCCGCTTCCTATAACTCcgccagctgctcctccgccgccaccgccagAGGCATTAGATCCTCCATTCGCCGCTCCTTCAACGGCCTCTGCAATCCGTCAGGAACACCAACGCCAGCAGCTGGACGAGAAGCGCCAACGTGTAATGGCCAAGTTTAAGGAGCAACCGACGAAAGCTCAAGGCAGAAAGACTGCCAACAAGAAGCTCACTGCAATGCGCGAAAATGCCAAATTGGCCAATCCAAGCACTCAAAAATCTCCGAAAAAGCGAGAGCACGTCGAAccactgaaaacaaaagcagccaGAAAGCATATAGAACCAAATCAGAAAGTAGAGTCCACAGATGTTCCTGTTCCGCCAGTCGTTGCCCCCATAGATGCGCCAGCAGATCCACCAGCTAGCAAACTGGATCCCGCCCTTCTCATGGCCCTCAATCTTTCTGCCAAAAAACAGGAGCCATTAACGACGGCAATCAAACCCAAAGTAAATCGAGCAGCGGTTGAAATTGCGGCACAGCCTGCGCCTGGAAAACGTGGACGCCCGAAGAAGTCACAGAACGGGGAGACGACCAAGATATGTATGCGTCGATCCTCGCGCCTAGTCGAAAATAAAA CTCCTGCTCCGGAAGATCTCTCCAAACCCACTGACGGAGGTACAACGAAGACGAGCACCAAGATAAATACCAAGAAACCGGCCAAGAAACGTGTCGAGGCAAGAGTGCCCTCCTCCACAACCGACGCCCCGGCACTGCCCATGGTGGCCGAGGCGGAATCCACGCAGAGATCCCCagagcaaaagcagcaaagcCAACAACCAATACAAGAAACCAAACAGAATCCACTGCCGTCTAAATCCGAATCGGATCCCGAAGACAGCGACTTCGAGCAGGACATGTGCCTGAGCAGCAGCCAGGAGCGTTTTACCTTTGACTTTACATATGCGGACAATGGACCCAAGTCCAGCAATCCGATGATACGTCAGCCATCGAGctatttcaaaagttatcaGATGCGCTTGATGACCGATGACGATCAGCTGCATACACTGCGCATAGCCAGTGCCCAGGTGCTTTATCTGGGCCAACCAGTGGCCAGCGCCATTCGCAATATACCCAAGAAGCGGATACGCCGCCTGACCAGCAATAATGGTGGGAGTGGAGCAACAGGGGGAAGTGCAAGTACAAGCGGTATTGGAACGGGAACAGAAATTGCAGCTGCTGGAATACAGCCTTCGGCCACGTCTACGCCGCTGGTGGAGAAGCCTCCGTCCAAGAGTGATCCGCAAGACGAGAACGATTTGGAGGTGGCCACCAT CAATTCAGCTCCGATAGCAGagaccagcagcagcgaagTTGGAGGCGAGGAAAGCACGGAGAACTCTGCGCAGCAGAAGGAGCCGCAGAGCGAGAACCACAGCGTGGAGATCGAGGACATCGAGTCGATACTCTCGCACCTCCACGGCACCTGA
- the LOC6525899 gene encoding titin isoform X1, with product MESIVLHSDVARLVLGYLVNQNLKRAAHTLCRTSPHLRHEFLALKQGLQTHNFLNGGLEEIICEHVKITGLVSGAVQKLPLETRMQLQQLKLSERVSELIATGEKSSCTNESSTPGETIISQSHRKRRRLRTHSPVNSISSPSFSKRPRLLPPHFYCSINRDKIRSSFLGSQDDRDAELEEEDGESTTATEDLEEEEDLPPANGPGPRNNSTPRQGRAEPNPLVLTPQSMPELASAIIKNQDFQETLVKNINVALQTVTVTNPSVSCDAMLDGLVKNILEATEKDPSFDRIIQEVVIGDDPPPNEEDPADAVVPAAAGDVLSTEQSVDPVPPQTPLIIRTAVAATAGTNADPNFSISKLIVLNSNESVQKMVAGLDTSNVSFTSEGLNLNFADPASMLSEVEATAAGQVCVDATTGQLTFPMYLSNGGLLSHLPFLVNNEWVAQQLGPDAFANIDDSHIEISLPEPITLSANQLPPNSIIINSAQKQHPPTSVIPPAQLIKEATKVDNKAARGAAPKEPPDVQLEEEQRKFPPASLDSSRQVMERVTPSTAGIINVKAFRSLSTPRKRTSHVRTLTFSPKVPTGGVLHPNTPLSTRRPGLLAKAQEKPIINHVEIIQAACDLSSNEGLGGVPPLFAMEECSNQTVIRAHPPVAAPVAAAPAPPLVATPKRKQKRQAAVKACKRIISQAESENKTEKDKQKNVPKNNPTCSASSSAHDDSAEASKENLQGQQKVEGKPEIGSTTRDAVVENDMAAWQRQLHGSNSDLENRLREINSKREEGKAPGRSRRPKKKDTPNSASSRARKASMVKAKAEIKNPAKKPQRSVGDSTEKINIKIITPQKPKLLKKKKVFEAKEEIIDETIEETIDETQVEDEEKDQKKKSELGENHAKDQEQVKALAAELSRPNMAMLLDTPFKASPIGAGASGATEDDATSKETGGAGAAIIPPTPGMAIPPLDTPYGKLPSSSFLFGSDTKSIMDTPQLSAITPGFRLTPFGQMPGTPIGSAAKTEYSSGSSYYRPDEAEHTDANAQCALQQWGDLQEKKQPKVRTKIKEKKVEAAEELSQQKDQHLKEVESPTKECSNQQDEHPEDNKETPKRPERQIEEHVTETENDGGKKETILEKSPDAVKQPVVLSLEPTVLRRVRSFGSEAVDSAESAAAGSFPSDQQQLPHYKLLPGLPEAIIEGSSNSSSSATSSSSSSSSSSSSSSSSSSSSSSSQSSHSGKEESSKEEAEGDDVDEKCSKEKEVLLSIDSLSNISSTEDEEWLKAAGSEDAVLPMLAVDSQPGQLVSQDGEVRYPIRNWLTPSKEQTQEADTSGEQRRKPALPKPVAAPVLPPPLPITPPAAPPPPPPEALDPPFAAPSTASAIRQEHQRQQLDEKRQRVMAKFKEQPTKAQGRKTANKKLTAMRENAKLANPSTQKSPKKREHVEPLKTKAARKHIEPNQKVESTDVPVPPVVAPIDAPADPPASKLDPALLMALNLSAKKQEPLTTAIKPKVNRAAVEIAAQPAPGKRGRPKKSQNGETTKICMRRSSRLVENKTPAPEDLSKPTDGGTTKTSTKINTKKPAKKRVEARVPSSTTDAPALPMVAEAESTQRSPEQKQQSQQPIQETKQNPLPSKSESDPEDSDFEQDMCLSSSQERFTFDFTYADNGPKSSNPMIRQPSSYFKSYQMRLMTDDDQLHTLRIASAQVLYLGQPVASAIRNIPKKRIRRLTSNNGGSGATGGSASTSGIGTGTEIAAAGIQPSATSTPLVEKPPSKSDPQDENDLEVATINSAPIAETSSSEVGGEESTENSAQQKEPQSENHSVEIEDIESILSHLHGT from the exons ATGGAGTCGATTGTCCTGCATTCGGATGTGGCTCGCTTGGTCCTGG GATACCTAGtcaaccagaatctaaaaagGGCCGCACACACTCTGTGTCGCACATCGCCACACCTGCGCCACGAGTTCCTGGCCCTTAAACAGGGCCTGCAGACGCACAACTTCCTCAACGGGGGTCTGGAGGAGATCATCTGCGAGCATGTCAAGATCACAGGCTTGG TGTCCGGTGCCGTGCAGAAGCTGCCGTTAGAGACGCGtatgcagctgcagcagctcaaATTGTCCGAACGGGTCAGCGAACTGATAGCCACCGGCGAAAAGAGTAGCTGTACCAACGAAAGCAGCACCCCAGGCGAGACCATCATATCGCAGTCGCATCGCAAGAGAAGGCGCTT ACGCACCCATTCCCCCGTGAACAGCATTTCCTCGCCTTCGTTCAGCAAGCGACCGCGTCTGCTGCCGCCACACTTTTACTGCAGCATCAACCGCGACAAGATCAGGTCTAGTTTCCTTGGCAGCCAGGACGACCGCGACGCggaactggaggaggaggatggcGAGAGCACCACGGCCACCGAAGActtggaggaggaggaggacttACCTCCCGCGAATGGTCCTGGTCCGCGCAACAATTCCACGCCGCGCCAAGGTCGAGCCGAGCCTAATCCTCTCGTGCTCACACCGCAAAGCATGCCT GAACTGGCTAGTGCGATAATTAAGAATCAGGACTTTCAGGAGACGCTGGTAAAGAATATTAACGTAGCGCTGCAAACGGTGACTGTTACCAATCCGTCGGTAAGCTGTGACGCCATGTTGGACGGTCTAGTAAAGAACATACTGGAGGCCACCGAAAAGGATCCCTCGTTCGATCGCATCATACAGGAGGTGGTAATTGGGGATGATCCACCGCCAAATGAGGAAGAccctgctgatgctgttgttcCCGCTGCCGCTGGAGATGTGCTTTCGACCGAACAGTCAGTGGATCCCGTGCCACCGCAAACCCCGCTCATCATTCGCACCGCAGTTGCAGCCACCGCAGGAACCAATGCGGATCCCAACTTCTCCATCTCCAAGCTTATCGTACTGAACTCAAACGAGAGTGTTCAAAAAATGGTTGCTGGTTTGGATACGTCCAATGTCAGCTTTACAAGCGAAGGCCTCAATCTAAACTTTGCCGACCCAGCGTCAATGCTCAGCGAGGTGGAGGCGACGGCTGCTGGTCAGGTTTGTGTGGACGCCACCACCGGGCAGCTGACGTTTCCCATGTACCTCTCAAACGGTGGATTGCTGTCGCATCTTCCATTCCTGGTGAACAACGAGTGGGTAGCCCAGCAACTTGGGCCGGACGCCTTTGCCAACATTGATGACTCGCACATAGAGATATCACTGCCGGAGCCGATTACTCTGTCTGCCAATCAGCTGCCCCCCAATTCCATTATTATCAACAGTGCCCAGAAACAACACCCTCCCACAAGCGTTATTCCTCCAGCCCAGTTGATAAAAGAAGCGACTAAAGTGGACAACAAGGCGGCCAGGGGAGCGGCACCAAAAGAGCCACCGGATGTTCAACTGGAGGAGGAACAACGAAAGTTTCCACCCGCATCCCTGGATTCTTCAAGACAAGTTATGGAGAGAGTGACACCATCGACGGCGGGAATAATCAATGTAAAGGCTTTTCGTAGCTTATCCACTCCACGAAAGAGAACCTCGCATGTACGAACATTAACTTTTTCCCCAAAGGTTCCTACTGGTGGCGTCCTGCATCCCAATACGCCGCTCTCCACTAGGCGACCTGGTTTGCTGGCCAAAGCCCAAGAGAAGCCAATTATTAACCATGTGGAGATCATCCAGGCAGCCTGCGATCTAAGCTCAAATGAGGGACTTGGAGGAGTGCCACCACTCTTCGCCATGGAGGAGTGCAGCAATCAGACGGTGATTAGAGCCCATCCTCCAGTTGCCGCTCCAGttgcagcagctccagctccgcCGTTGGTGGCCACgcccaaaagaaaacagaagCGACAGGCGGCGGTCAAGGCCTGCAAGCGGATCATCTCCCAGGCGGAATCGGAAAACAAGACGGAAAAAGATAAGCAGAAAAATGTACCCAAGAATAACCCTACCTGCAGCGCATCTTCGTCCGCTCACGATGACAGCGCTGAGGCCAGCAAAGAGAATCTCCAGGGGCAGCAGAAAGTAGAAGGAAAGCCAGAGATAGGCTCCACCACCAGAGACGCAGTTGTAGAAAACGATATGGCCGCCTGGCAGCGCCAGTTGCATGGCTCTAATTCTGACCTTGAAAATCGACTGCGTGAGATTAACTCCAAGCGCGAAGAGGGAAAGGCCCCTGGTCGTTCGAGGCGTCCAAAGAAGAAGGATACACCCAATTCAGCTTCGTCGAGAGCACGAAAAGCTTCAATGGTCAAGGCGAAAGCGGAGATCAAGAATCCGGCGAAGAAACCGCAGCGCAGTGTTGGGGATTCTACCGAGAAGATCAACATCAAGATTATCACCCCGCAGAAACCAAAGCTTCTGAAAAAGAAGAAGGTGTTTGAGGCAAAAGAGGAAATCATAGACGAAACCATAGAAGAAACCATAGACGAAACCCAAGTGGAGGACGAGGAAAAGGATCAGAAGAAGAAAAGTGAACTGGGAGAGAATCATGCAAAGGATCAGGAGCAAGTGAAGGCTCTAGCGGCAGAACTGTCGCGGCCCAACATGGCCATGCTCCTGGACACTCCGTTTAAAGCATCGCCCATTGGAGCCGGAGCAAGCGGTGCCACAGAAGATGACGCCACATCAAAGGAAACAGGTGGCGCTGGAGCCGCTATAATTCCACCCACTCCAGGCATGGCCATTCCACCTCTGGACACGCCATATGGCAAGTTGCCCAGTAGCAGCTTTCTCTTTGGTTCGGATACCAAAAGTATTATGGATACGCCGCAGTTGAGCGCCATCACACCCGGATTTCGATTGACACCTTTCGGGCAGATGCCCGGTACTCCGATAGGCAGTGCTGCCAAGACTGAATACTCTTCAGGCAGTTCCTATTATCGTCCGGATGAAGCGGAACACACCGATGCAAATGCGCAGTGCGCACTACAACAGTGGGGTGATCTGCAGGAGAAGAAACAGCCTAAGGTTCGGACTAAGATAAAGGAGAAAAAAGTAGAAGCAGCGGAAGAGCTTTCGCAACAGAAGGATCAACATCTGAAAGAAGTGGAAAGTCCAACAAAGGAATGTTCCAATCAGCAGGATGAACATCCCGAGGACAATAAGGAAACACCGAAAAGACCAGAGAGGCAGATAGAAGAACATGTTACGGAAACTGAAAACGATGGTGGAAAGAAGGAAACGATTTTAGAAAAGTCTCCAGATGCTGTGAAGCAACCCGTTGTCCTATCCTTGGAGCCCACCGTCCTACGACGTGTTCGATCCTTTGGCAGCGAGGCGGTGGACAGTGCGGAATCTGCTGCCGCTGGCTCTTTTCCCTCCGATCAGCAGCAGCTTCCGCACTACAAACTTCTGCCTGGGCTGCCCGAGGCTATCATTGAAGGATCCAGTAATTCTAGCTCCTCGGCAACCAGTTCTTCGTCCTCTTCCAGCTCGAGCTCAAGCTCCTCCAGCAGTTCATCATCAAGTTCATCATCCTCGCAAAGTTCTCACAGCGGAAAGGAGGAAAGCAGTAAGGAGGAGGCAGAGGGCGATGATGTCGATGAAAAGTGCAGCAAGGAAAAGGAAGTGCTACTAAGCATAGACAGCCTATCGAATATCAGCAGCACGGAAGACGAAGAGTGGCTGAAAGCAGCAGGTTCTGAGGATGCAGTTCTCCCCATGTTGGCTGTCGACAGTCAACCAGGTCAGTTAGTTAGCCAGGATGGGGAGGTCCGATATCCTATCCGGAATTGGCTGACACCAAGCAAAGAGCAGACGCAGGAGGCGGATACCAGTGGAGAACAGCGAAGAAAACCCGCACTTCCTAAACCGGTGGCTGCTCCTGTTTTGCCTCCGCCGCTTCCTATAACTCcgccagctgctcctccgccgccaccgccagAGGCATTAGATCCTCCATTCGCCGCTCCTTCAACGGCCTCTGCAATCCGTCAGGAACACCAACGCCAGCAGCTGGACGAGAAGCGCCAACGTGTAATGGCCAAGTTTAAGGAGCAACCGACGAAAGCTCAAGGCAGAAAGACTGCCAACAAGAAGCTCACTGCAATGCGCGAAAATGCCAAATTGGCCAATCCAAGCACTCAAAAATCTCCGAAAAAGCGAGAGCACGTCGAAccactgaaaacaaaagcagccaGAAAGCATATAGAACCAAATCAGAAAGTAGAGTCCACAGATGTTCCTGTTCCGCCAGTCGTTGCCCCCATAGATGCGCCAGCAGATCCACCAGCTAGCAAACTGGATCCCGCCCTTCTCATGGCCCTCAATCTTTCTGCCAAAAAACAGGAGCCATTAACGACGGCAATCAAACCCAAAGTAAATCGAGCAGCGGTTGAAATTGCGGCACAGCCTGCGCCTGGAAAACGTGGACGCCCGAAGAAGTCACAGAACGGGGAGACGACCAAGATATGTATGCGTCGATCCTCGCGCCTAGTCGAAAATAAAA CTCCTGCTCCGGAAGATCTCTCCAAACCCACTGACGGAGGTACAACGAAGACGAGCACCAAGATAAATACCAAGAAACCGGCCAAGAAACGTGTCGAGGCAAGAGTGCCCTCCTCCACAACCGACGCCCCGGCACTGCCCATGGTGGCCGAGGCGGAATCCACGCAGAGATCCCCagagcaaaagcagcaaagcCAACAACCAATACAAGAAACCAAACAGAATCCACTGCCGTCTAAATCCGAATCGGATCCCGAAGACAGCGACTTCGAGCAGGACATGTGCCTGAGCAGCAGCCAGGAGCGTTTTACCTTTGACTTTACATATGCGGACAATGGACCCAAGTCCAGCAATCCGATGATACGTCAGCCATCGAGctatttcaaaagttatcaGATGCGCTTGATGACCGATGACGATCAGCTGCATACACTGCGCATAGCCAGTGCCCAGGTGCTTTATCTGGGCCAACCAGTGGCCAGCGCCATTCGCAATATACCCAAGAAGCGGATACGCCGCCTGACCAGCAATAATGGTGGGAGTGGAGCAACAGGGGGAAGTGCAAGTACAAGCGGTATTGGAACGGGAACAGAAATTGCAGCTGCTGGAATACAGCCTTCGGCCACGTCTACGCCGCTGGTGGAGAAGCCTCCGTCCAAGAGTGATCCGCAAGACGAGAACGATTTGGAGGTGGCCACCAT CAATTCAGCTCCGATAGCAGagaccagcagcagcgaagTTGGAGGCGAGGAAAGCACGGAGAACTCTGCGCAGCAGAAGGAGCCGCAGAGCGAGAACCACAGCGTGGAGATCGAGGACATCGAGTCGATACTCTCGCACCTCCACGGCACCTGA